Proteins found in one Fusarium oxysporum Fo47 chromosome V, complete sequence genomic segment:
- a CDS encoding Alpha/Beta hydrolase protein gives MVVKSMIPSPRRWAALVSFCLAPALAVAVNDATTTKAAAADYYVRDLPGLPTDGPDVKMHAGHIEVTPDTHGNLFFWHFENQHIADRQRTVIWINGGPGCSSEDGSMMEIGPYRLKDQDHLVYNNGSWNEFANLLFVDNPVGTGFSSVDTNNYIHELKEMADQFVKFLEKWFALFPQYDRDDIYIAGESYAGQHIPYIARAILDRNMKNPTTAWSLKGLLIGNGWIDPIEQYPAYITYAIQKGLIKKDSDEHKQLQGDLRNCERMMASDVGHVDYGECEAILSNMLRLTKNGDGDNACVNMYDVRLKDSYPSCGMNWPPDLVHLTPYLRKPEVTKALHVDGIKKSVGWTECNGAVGGAFNARKSKPSVDLLPALLKEVPIMLFSGAEDLICNHIGTENMISKMEWNGGKGFEVTPGNWAPRRDWTFEDEAAGFWQEARNLTYVLVYNSSHMVPFDLPRRSRDMLDRFMGVDISRVGGDPADSRIDGEKGPKTSVGDAKNSTKTADEEHQKQLDEAKWAAYYKSGEIVLVIVVIGVIVWGYWIWRERRRGAAYSALADHDLSSRPNGHRAKSQPGDLESAAFDESELDDLHVTTPGTSNSARFPANHDSSEKFVTKYAE, from the exons ATGGTTGTCAAATCCATGATTCCGTCCCCGAGACGATGGGCCGCCCTTGTCTCCTTCTGCCTCGCACCAGCTTTAGCCGTCGCTGTAAACGATGCGACCACAACAAAAGCTGCAGCTGCCGACTACTATGTTCGCGATCTTCCGGGCTTGCCCACCGATGGGCCCGATGTCAAGATGCATGCTGG TCATATCGAAGTCACCCCAGATACGCATGGGAACTTGTTCTTTTGGCATTTTGAGAACCAACACATCGCCGATAGACAACGGACTGTTATTTGGATCAATGGTGGACCAGGCTGCAGTTCAGAAGATGGCTCCATGATGGAAATTGGCCCCTATCGGCTCAAGGATCAAGACCATTTGGTCTACAACAATGGCTCGTGGAACGAATTCGCCAACCTGCTGTTTGTCGATAACCCTGTAGGCACAGGCTTCAGCTCGGTCGACACCAATAACTATATACACGAACTTAAGGAAATGGCGGATCAATTTGTCAAATTCCTTGAGAAGTGGTTCGCTCTCTTTCCCCAGTATGATCGCGACGAT ATATACATCGCAGGCGAGTCTTACGCCGGACAGCATATCCCCTACATCGCTAGGGCTATTCTCGATCGCAATATGAAGAATCCTACAACCGCATGGAGCCTGAAAGGGCTGTTGATCGGCAATGGCTGGATCGACCCAATCGAGCAATATCCCGCTTACATTACATATGCCATTCAGAAGGGTCTGATCAAGAAGGACTCCGACGAGCACAAGCAACTGCAAGGCGATCTGCGCAATTGTGAAAGAATGATGGCCTCGGATGTTGGCCATGTGGATTACGGCGAATGCGAAGCTATCTTGTCAAACATGCTCAGGCTAACCAAGAACGGTGACGGCGATAATGCATGCGTTAACATGTACGATGTGCGACTGAAAGATTCATACCCCAGCTGTGGCATGAACTGGCCTCCGGATCTGGTGCACCTAACTCCTTACTTGAGAAAGCCCGAGGTTACGAAAGCCCTTCACGTCGATGGCATTAAGAAATCTGTCGGTTGGACCGAGTGTAACGGTGCTGTTGGAGGCGCCTTCAACGCAAGGAAGTCTAAACCCTCGGTTGATCTCTTGCCCGCTCTCCTTAAGGAAGTCCCCATCATGCTCTTCTCCGGAGCCGAAGATCTCATTTGCAACCACATTGGAACCGAAAACATGATTAGCAAGATGGAGTGGAACGGCGGGAAGGGTTTCGAAGTAACACCCGGTAACTGGGCTCCTCGGCGTGACTGGACTTTTGAGGACGAGGCAGCTGGTTTCTGGCAAGAGGCCCGGAACTTAACATATGTTCTTGTCTATAACTCTTCCCACATGGTCCCTTTCGACCTTCCACGACGAAGCCGAGATATGCTGGACCGCTTCATGGGCGTTGATATCAGCAGAGTTGGTGGCGACCCTGCTGACAGTCGCATCGATGGCGAGAAGGGGCCAAAGACCAGTGTTGGCGATGCTAAGAACAGTACCAAGACCGCTGACGAGGAACACCAAAAGCAGTTGGATGAGGCCAAGTGGGCAGCATACTACAAGTCTGGCGAAATTGTTCTGgtcatcgtcgtcattgGTGTCATCGTCTGGGGATACTGGATCTGGCGTGAACGTCGCAGGGGCGCTGCCTATTCTGCTTTGGCTGATCACGATCTTTCCAGCCGACCCAACGGCCATCGAGCCAAGTCACAGCCTGGTGATCTTGAGTCGGCGGCTTTTGATGAAAGCGAACTAGACGATTTGCATGTAACAACACCGGGAACTAGCAACAGTGCTAGGTTTCCAGCGAATCATGACAGTAGCGAAAAGTTTGTCACCAAGTACGCCGAATAA
- a CDS encoding mediator of RNA polymerase II transcription subunit 1-domain-containing protein, which translates to MATPTAAKHASQQGRTPSQLAAATPPVSTPFSNPAHVVFSPRGPRSSPQQFKKSPAASTLMAHASNAPLNFDSPSTAAAMGALGIPSGLDMGLDNVGVGGLGSLGALASEDDKLKRLETIIATLDQKKGLVSEAGLERLAQRIGLDCLSEDHTAPDGRKQRTLVIAGSAIQLEITLHNNIVENISLAFPESARSVTDHVTGASEILLRDLQLLPNQSPLTKTLDKFAVNLERLAVLDKLSIIPGLDCHEALAGIYVSLERLHKWDVARLRDEPGMGGKPDSELSTMAMCTRHGYPVMHSKDRVGLALQYWKALRLVQPTNTKMASFTSSHEPVWSLLIGCASTGGMGHMPVRVSEDWISKDVVKAEPSMDPKRPNLDWQEPDNVVLPHSEENKDASMEMLQPDLSTARVPQVMFVATFDPPVILPQNDWLRLHSYANVNANPLFGYSPTFDSLFFPIPPGSAQDPSELRAISRSRDVRIYDKDQKAIIKPHQNTLYIYKQIYSQVVTEIPFSHPQQLIEMLPLLRQYAFVATLLENSFGSQTNEVEGLPKQGNTAAPVPKSNLTTRDELADFMKSTSVTDEHPSAVSEVKLDVTLWVHPIPHLQVVFPFRNSTANITLKVLEDGIVEVVEENVIPRGDDSRMKGKELTRADLGKLLEYMEDLCKWAEWIRTRLA; encoded by the exons ATGGCGACACCAACAGCCGCAAAGCATGCTTCACAGCAGGGCCGGACCCCCTCGCAACTCGCCGCCGCGACTCCTCCTGTATCAACTCCCTTCTCCAATCCTGCCCATGTCGTCTTTTCGCCCAGGGGGCCACGATCATCCCCTCAACAATTCAAGAAGTCACCGGCCGCATCAACCTTGATGGCGCACGCCTCCAACGCTCCTCTCAACTTCGATAGCCCTTCCACAGCTGCCGCAATGGGCGCCCTAGGAATTCCTAGTGGGCTCGATATGGGTCTCGATAATGTCGGTGTTGGTGGCCTGGGCTCTTTGGGTGCTCTAGCGAGTGAGGATGATAAGTTGAAGCGGCTGGAAACGATCATAGCCACCTTGGAT CAGAAGAAGGGACTTGTGAGCGAGGCAGGACTGGAGCGCCTGGCGCAGCGAATAGGACTTGACTGCCTTTCGGAGGATCATACAGCACCCGATGGCCGAAAACAAAGAACTCTTGTGATAGCAGGCTCAGCCATTCAGCTGGAAATCACCCTGCACAATAATATTGTCGAGAATATATCACTGGCCTTCCCTGAATCTGCTCGCTCAGTCACCGACCATGTCACCGGAGCAAGCGAGATTCTCTTGAGGGACTTGCAACTTCTTCCAAACCAGAGTCCATTGACAAAAACTCTTGACAAGTTCGCGGTCAACCTCGAGCGACTAGCCGTCCTTGATAAACTTAGCATCATCCCTGGTCTCGACTGTCATGAGGCATTGGCTGGTATTTATGTGAGCTTAGAAAGGCTTCACAAATGGGATGTTGCTCGGCTTCGTGATGAACCCGGAATGGGTGGCAAGCCGGACAGTGAACTGTCTACCATGGCGATGTGCACGCGACATGGCTACCCCGTTATGCATTCAAAAGACCGAGTGGGCCTCGCACTCCAGTACTGGAAGGCCCTTCGCCTCGTACAGCCAACCAACACTAAGATGGCTTCATTCACTTCTTCTCATGAACCGGTCTGGTCTCTTCTCATTGGGTGTGCTTCAACAGGAGGCATGGGTCACATGCCTGTTCGAGTCTCTGAGGATTGGATCTCCAAGGATGTGGTGAAGGCAGAGCCCTCGATGGACCCTAAGCGTCCCAATCTGGACTGGCAGGAACCCGATAACGTCGTGCTTCCGCACTCAGAAGAAAACAAGGATGCTAGCATGGAGATGCTCCAGCCAGATCTCTCAACAGCCAGGGTGCCACAGGTTATGTTCGTTGCCACCTTTGACCCTCCTGTCATCCTGCCCCAGAACGACTGGCTCCGGTTGCACTCATACGCCAACGTTAACGCAAACCCATTGTTTGGGTACTCCCCAACTTTCGACAGCCTTTTCTTCCCTATTCCCCCTGGAAGTGCTCAGGACCCTAGCGAGCTCCGGGCAATCTCTCGCAGCCGTGATGTCCGCATCTACGACAAAGATCAGAAAGCTATCATTAAGCCTCATCAGAACACGTTGTATATCTATAAGCAAATATATTCACAAGTGGTGACTGAAATTCCATtctctcatcctcagcagcTTATCGAAATGCTCCCCCTGCTTCGACAGTATGCTTTTGTCGCAACTTTGCTAGAGAACAGCTTTGGATCACAGACGAACGAAGTTGAGGGATTACCCAAGCAAGGAAACACCGCAGCGCCGGTGCCGAAATCCAATCTAACTACCAGAGATGAGTTGGCGGATTTTATGAAATCAACTTCTGTGACGGACGAGCATCCCTCTGCTGTGTCGGAGGTCAAACTTGACGTTACCCTGTGGGTTCATCCGATTCCACACCTTCAAGTTGTCTTCCCATTCCGAAATTCCACTGCCAATATTACCTTAAAGGTACTCGAGGATGGAATTGTGGAAGTCGTCGAGGAGAATGTCATTCCTCGTGGCGACGATAGTAGAATGAAAGGCAAAGAACTTACGCGGGCAGATTTGGGCAAGCTGCTAGAATATATGGAGGATCTCTGCAAATGGGCAGAATGGATTCGGACAAGACTTGCATGA
- a CDS encoding actin cortical patch SUR7/pH-response regulator pali produces MGLGRFIHHIGAFFLLAATVMLIVVSITAPVVNDIALLKVNLNGNSRGGNGVNFGTFGYCVTRSSGSCTSARIGYDPSNAVAGTNFSNAGSDTAKALTYVMVLHPIGAGLCFIAFLLALGAGIFGSLMSTLVSLLAFFVTIIALACDFAGFSIVRRRINRDTSASARWSVGIWLVLAAAILCLIGTIAVFVTCCSGRRRRNRENKKMAAYNSSPTRY; encoded by the exons ATGGGTCTGGGACGATTCATCCACCATATCGGTGCCTTTTTTCTCTTGGCAGCAACAGTCATGCTCATTGTCGTGAGCATTACAGCTCCTGTTGTCAATGACATAGCCCTCCTCAAGGTCAACTTGAACGGCAACTCTCGAGGAGGAAATGGGGTAAATTTTGGAACTTTTGGGTATTGTGTCACAAGAAGCAGCGGGAG TTGTACAAGCGCTCGCATTGGCTACGACCCTTCCAATGCTGTCGCCGGCACCAACTTCTCCAATGCTGGCTCAGACACTGCAAAGGCCCTAACCTATGTCATGGTCCTGCATCCTATTGGTGCTGGGCTTTGCTTCATTGCCTTCCTTCTGGCTCTCGGTGCCGGCATTTTTGGCTCCCTCATGTCTACGCTTGTTTCACTCCTGGCCTTCTTCGTTACTATCATTGCCCTGGCTTGTGACTTCGCTGGATTTTCCATTGTCAGACGACGTATCAACCGAGACACCTCTGCCAGTGCTCGCTGGTCTGTCGGTATCTGGCTCGTCCTCGCCGCAGCTATTCTCTGTCTTATTGGCACTATCGCCGTCTTCGTCACCTGCTGTTCtggccgccgccgccgcaACCgcgagaacaagaagatggcagcCTACAACTCTTCTCCCACCCGCTACTAA
- a CDS encoding Aft1 HRA domain-containing protein, whose protein sequence is MGTTTEASAGGESKSPKQSNSSPARPETTTDTKAADPPVKLEVANAEQAKPLAPPPRPGQQQGNTPDYFAVQAGGSLSLEPNPFEQSFGGAPETPGGTKLPSVAALTSPSSLLPGSNATPFNWGGGSLRTGPLSPAMLSGPANDYFGDTHHLRGGFPTPNESSLRTGLTPGGSGSMFPAPSPNSQALFAQLASGGATPSTLDFHRTAMSAAAKRDQNGAAPRQAQQTSQAQQPQQPSVTSQPQEMPNGASTNKSEAKPASGPFDPHDNDAANGLFMLAQGRNGAQNANQFAVTSGAPGHAHPAPVAPQNMNTSPQMSSINGGSIGSARGMSEGSMMSDESEQARPNTRGRGKKNPPATNGRRKADEPPAKAPANKKSKANNSMPMDMDMSDDESKMKYEDGGSKSKMTDEEKRKNFLERNRVAALKCRQRKKQWLANLQTKVEMFSTENDALTAQITQLREEVVNLKTLLLAHKDCPVTQQQGIHGAFLSQVVEPFNPQINPYGMAAPMPNQQVMAGQGVQRRFS, encoded by the exons atgggGACTACAACTGAAGCCTCTGCTGGAGGTGAGTCGAAGTCCCCCAAGCAATCCAACAGCTCTCCTGCCCGGCCTG AAACCACGACCGACACGAAGGCAGCCGATCCTCCCGTGAAATTAGAGGTTGCCAATGCCGAACAAGCCAAACCTCTTgcccctcctcctcgaccTGGTCAACAACAAGGCAACACCCCTGACTACTTCGCGGTTCAGGCCGGCGGATCTCTCAGTCTGGAGCCCAATCCATTCGAGCAGTCCTTTGGGGGCGCTCCAGAGACACCAGGGGGAACAAAGTTACCTTCAGTTGCTGCATTGACATCACCGTCCTCTCTTCTGCCTGGTAGCAACGCGACACCATTCAATTGGGGAGGAGGCTCTTTACGTACCGGCCCTTTGAGTCCGGCAATGCTTTCTGGTCCGGCTAATGATTATTTTGGCGATACACATCATCTTCGTGGCGGATTTCCTACTCCTAACGAATCCTCCCTGAGGACGGGTTTGACACCAGGTGGCAGTGGTTCTATGTTCCCTGCCCCCAGTCCTAACTCCCAAGCACTCTTCGCTCAGCTTGCTAGCGGCGGAGCAACACCGAGCACTCTCGATTTCCATCGCACTGCGATGAGTGCTGCGGCCAAACGTGATCAAAACGGCGCTGCTCCACGTCAAGCCCAGCAAACTTCCCAAGCACAGCAACCCCAACAGCCTTCTGTCACTTCCCAACCCCAAGAAATGCCCAACGGTGCTTCAACCAATAAGTCCGAAGCGAAGCCCGCATCTGGGCCCTTCGACCCTCACGATAACGACGCTGCAAACGGCCTTTTTATGCTGGCCCAGGGTCGAAACGGAGCTCAAAACGCGAACCAATTCGCTGTGACGTCAGGTGCACCTGGTCACGCTCATCCTGCCCCTGTCGCGCCTCAGAATATGAATACTTCACCTCAAATGTCCAGTATTAACGGCGGCTCTATTGGCTCAGCTCGTGGCATGAGCGAAGGAAGCATGATGTCGGATGAGAGTGAACAGGCACGACCTAATACCCGCGGCCggggcaaaaagaaccccCCCGCAACGAACGGCCGTAGGAAGGCGGATGAGCCTCCCGCAAAGGCTCCTGCTAATAAAAAGTCCAAGGCCAACAATTCCATGCCtatggatatggatatgTCTGATGACGAATCCAAGATGAAGTATGAAGATGGTGGTTCCAAGTCTAAGATGACTGACGAGGAGAAACGCAAGAACTTCCTTGAACGCAACCG TGTCGCTGCTCTTAAATGCCGCCAGAGAAAGAAGCAATGGTTGGCCAACTTACAGACCAAGGTCGAAATGTTCAGTACTGAGAACGACGCCTTGACGGCGCAGATAACACAACTCAGAGAAGAAGTCGTCAATTTGAAgacgcttcttcttgcccaCAAGGACTGCCCAGTTACTCAGCAGCAGGGAATACACGGTGCTTTTTTGTCCCAGGTTGTTGAGCCTTTCAACCCTCAGATTAACCCTTATGGCATGGCAGCACCTATGCCAAACCAGCAAGTTATGGCAGGCCAGGGTGTCCAGCGGCGTTTCTCATAG
- a CDS encoding SAM-dependent RNA methyltransferase: protein MAASGKTFIVEHLDPELGPWSELEYLAIARETQATHGSFILSSLPSTFQVPTDLASNPAFTAEQRGVEELYAANKSRVCLLDPSAALDLSPEDGENFDAFLFGGILGDDPPRDRTSELRKKGFEGRRLGPKQMTTDTAVRVTRIVVQDKVPLDQVPYLDFPELKFNEHESTEMPFRYVQGEDGKPIMPKGMVELIQKDADKAVDDLF, encoded by the exons aTGGCAGCCTCTGGGAAGACTTTTATTGTCGAGCATCTCGACCCAGAGCTAGGCCCTTGGTCCGAACTCGAATATCTGGCCATTGCACGCGAGACACAAGCGACCCATGGTtctttcatcctctccaGTTTGCCTTCTACGTTCCAGGTTCCAACAGACCTGGCCAGTAACCCCGCCTTCACTGCTGAGCagcgtggtgttgaggagcTCTACGCCGCCAACAAGTCGCGAGTTTGCCTGCTAGATCCATCAGCCGCCTTGGATCTCTCTCCTGAGGATGGTGAGAACTTTGATGCCTTCTTGTTTGGAGGTATCCTTG GCGATGATCCTCCTCGAG ACCGTACTTCGGAGCTTCGAAAGAAGGGCTTTGAAGGTCGCAGACTTGGCCCCAAGCAGATGACAACAGATACGGCCGTCCGGGTTACTCGTATTGTTGTTCAAGACAAGG TGCCACTCGATCAGGTGCCCTACCTGGACTTCCCTGAGCTCAAATTCAACGAACACGAGAGTACCGAGATGCCCTTCCGATATGTACAGGGTGAAGACGGCAAGCCTATCATGCCCAAG GGCATGGTCGAGTTGATCCAAAAAGATGCCGATAAGGCCGTGGATGACCTCTTCTAA
- a CDS encoding formyl transferase, which produces MILFSVAKSRSLLDVQIPPWRRLFSQSVPRNSSDPLRILFCGSDEFSCASLKALHEEHRHNKKLVESLDVMVLPPRRMGRGFKTLREGTKFEIEYSPAQNLHRMGSVSFGLFVPPRILTSAKYGGLNVHPSLLPDLRGPAPIHHAILKGYDYTGISLQTLDHRIFDHGTILSQTSRPGISIPPGCTVQELTSLLAPIGAQMLIQGLRDGVYVPPRQNTGWRAEELSDEQLVHAPKVTKADGHIKWTKWTGDDIVRRVRVLGSVWTHAVNKKGDKKRLIFQDAETISSKDIGNHGAKVRLLEDTGVVLETLVWDQGDGSCAIRTLDDSVIRVKKIKEEGKSQRDAMAGLRGYLADD; this is translated from the exons ATGATTCTATTCAGCGTTGCCAAATCCAGATCATTGCTCGATGTGCAAATTCCTCCATGGCGAAGGCTCTTCTCGCAAAGTGTGCCTCGAAACTCGTCAGACCCATTGCGCATTCTTTTCTGCGGATCCGACGAGTTCAGCTGCGCATCTCTGAAAGCTCTTCATGAAGAGCATCGCCACAATAAGAAGCTTGTAGAGTCGTTGGATGTTATGGTTTTGCCGCCAAGACGCATGGGAAGAGGTTTCAAAACACTGAGAGAAGGTAC AAAATTTGAGATTGAATATTCACCAGCGCAAAACCTTCACAGGATGGGAT CAGTGTCCTTCGGACTATTCGTCCCGCCCAGAATCTTAACTTCGGCCAAATACGGCGGACTCAACGTGCATCCTTCTCTGCTCCCTGA TCTTCGTGGGCCTGCTCCCATCCACCATGCGATTCTCAAAGGTTATGACTACACGGGAATCTCATTACAAACACTAGACCACAGAATCTTCGATCATGGAACTATACTGTCTCAAACCTCCCGTCCCGGAATATCGATACCTCCAGGCTGCACCGTCCAAGAACTGACAAGCCTCCTGGCACCAATTGGAGCGCAGATGTTAATTCAAGGTCTACGAGATGGAGTCTATGTGCCGCCTCGCCAGAATACAGGATGGAGAGCAGAAGAGCTGAGCGATGAGCAGCTCGTCCACGCGCCCAAGGTCACAAAGGCTGATGGACATATAAAATGGACTAAGTGGACAGGGGATGACATTGTGCGAAGGGTACGAGTTCTTGGGTCTGTATGGACTCATgctgtcaacaagaaggGAGATAAAAAGCGTTTAATTTTCCAAGATGCTGAGACCATATCCTCAAAGGATATCGGGAATCATGGAGCAAAAGTCCGCCTCCTTGAGGACACTGGGGTTGTCTTGGAGACTCTGGTTTGGGATCAAGGCGATGGCAGCTGTGCTATACGCACTCTGGACGACAGTGTAATTCGTGTGAAGAAGATTAAGGAGGAAGGGAAGTCGCAGCGTGATGCAATGGCGGGACTGAGGGGTTACCTCGCTGATGACTAA
- a CDS encoding S-adenosyl-L-methionine-dependent methyltransferase → MKDNSTPLYTSPQLGQKVTDYAEQHSTPLPKHISDYHADISANREDSYYMSSIFQSQYNTFLAKSIRATRVLEIGVYVGFSALVWADAVGPSGLVTGLEFEPEYAELSKKAFAANGVDNVEILVGPASESLPKLNPTEPYDLVFIDADKTGYPGYLKQLLELSKPGNSSRILRPGALIVSDNVLRRGLVADDKALGDDELKGDQLKNVLAVRQFNDLALQSPRLETFVLPLWDGVNVSRLLD, encoded by the exons ATGAAAGACAACAGCACTCCTCTTTATACTTCACCCCAGCTGGGCCAAAAAGTTACTGACTACGCAGAGCAACACTCGACGCCGTTACCTAAGCACATTAGTGATTACCATGCGGATATCTCTGCCAACAGAGAGGATTCTTACTATATGAGCTCTATTTTTCAGTCTCAATATAATACCTTTCTTGCAAAATCTATTCGTGCTACAAGGG TTCTAGAAATCGGTGTCTATGTTGGCTTCTCTGCCCTCGTCTGGGCTGACGCTGTAGGACCGAGTGGACTTGTGACTGGCTTGGAGTTCGAGCCTGAGTACGCCGAATTATCCAAGAAGGCTTTCGCAGCAAACGGAGTCGATAATGTTGAGATCCTCGTCGGCCCTGCTTCCGAGTC TTTACCAAAACTCAACCCCACCGAGCCCTATGATCTTGTTTTCATCGATGCAGATAAGACTGGCTATCCCGGATACTTGAAGCAACTGCTCGAGTTGTCGAAGCCTGGTAACTCGAGCAGAATCCTTCGGCCAGGCGCTCTCATCGTCTCAGATAATGTGCTGCGCCGAGGGTTGGTTGCAGACGACAAAGCGCTGGGTGACGACGAGCTCAAAGGCGATCAATTGAAGAACGTTTTAGCTGTGAGACAGTTCAATGATCTGGCACTGCAGAGCCCACGACTTGAGACATTTGTTCTGCCGTTGTGGGATGGCGTCAATGTTTCCCGTCTTCTTGATTAG
- a CDS encoding cytokine-induced anti-apoptosis inhibitor 1, Fe-S biogenesis-domain-containing protein, with translation MAPATLMIDPSDDFVMPVTKSVQSTSPPKRTLLLAPPSLASNSDALTSVLADYDRSVTDLQMLDRLSLGLVTLPPSTYDLVLVLSDASSMLGESLALMNRTVLGPVAESLKPSGRLQSQDGNSLEESTLSKEAVLAGLISSRGGFEKPDYGENDGAITLKFGKKKSQPAPLADGSVPLNLKRKPAEAKSKPVVPAGVGFIDLEDDLDDDDLIDEDTLMTEADLARPINIPAECQPKAGKRRRACKDCTCGLAERLAAEDADKRATADKKLESIKLATDDLAEIDFTVQGKVGSCGNCSLGDAFRCDGCPYIGLPPFKPGEEVRLLNNDVQL, from the exons ATGGCGCCCGCGACCCTCATGATCGATCCCAGTGACGACTTCGTCATGCCTGTCACAAAGTCTGTCCAATCTACCTCGCCACCCAAGCGAACCCTTCTTCTGGCGCCTCCTTCTCTTGCTTCCAATTCCGACGCCCTCACATCCGTCCTCGCCGATTATGATCGCTCCGTCACCGATCTCCAGATGCTTGACCGTCTCTCCTTAGGATTGGTCACACTACCTCCTTCCACCTACGATCTTGTCTTGGTCCTATCCGATGCCTCTTCTATGCTGGGCGAATCCCTCGCTTTGATGAACCGAACTGTCCTTGGTCCTGTCGCCGAGTCCCTCAAGCCTAGCGGTCGCCTACAGTCTCAAGATGGCAACAGCCTGGAGGAGTCCACTTTGTCAAAGGAAGCGGTTTTGGCCGGGTTGATATCATCGCGGGGTGGCTTTGAGAAACCCGATTACGGTGAGAATGACGGAGCCATTACTCTGAAGTTTGGCAAGAAGAAATCCCAGCCCGCTCCTCTCGCAGATGGCTCTGTTCCTCTAAATCTGAAGAGGAAGCCCGCTGAGGCGAAATCGAAACCAGTGGTCCCCGCCGGCGTCGGCTTCATCGATCTTGAGGACGAccttgacgacgacgacctAATTGATGAGGATACTCTCATGACTGAAGCGGATCTCGCGAGACCCATCAATATCC CTGCCGAATGTCAACCCAAGGCTGGCAAACGTCGTCGGGCCTGCAAGGACTGCACCTGTGGTCTGGCCGAACGTCTTGCTGCCGAAGACGCCGACAAACGCGCAACCGCCGACAAGAAACTTGAGAGCATTAAGCTGGCAACAGACGACCTGGCCGAGATCGACTTCACCGTGCAAGGTAAGGTCGGCTCATGCGGCAACTGTTCCCTTGGCGACGCTTTCCGTTGTGACGGATGCCCTTATATTGGCCTTCCTCCCTTCAAGCCAGGCGAAGAAGTTCGCCTGCTCAATAACGATGTGCAACTCTAA
- a CDS encoding ORMDL family-domain-containing protein, which produces MPERNAAGGAGARRRRSSSILQVYHEPPETLEQISDQASLPNLNANWTNAKGAWTIHFVLIVCAKIIFDAIPGVSQETSWTLVNMSYMFGSYIMFHHVRGVPFDFNSGAFDNLNMWEQIDNGAQYTPTKKFLLGVPIALFLVSTHYTHYDLTYFTINLLAVLGVVIPKLPFVCCRAIPLFVCVSAPMTCTLGFVYTTYFLMGVIC; this is translated from the exons ATGCCCGAACGGAACGCAGCGGGAGGAGCTGGGGCCCGAAGGAGGAGATCTAGCAGTATCCTCCAGGTTTACCATGAGCCTCCCGAGACTCTCGAGCAGATCAGCGACCAAGCTTCTCTGCCTAACCTCAACGCCAACTGGACAAATGCTAAAG GTGCCTGGACCATTCATTTCGTCCTGATCGTGTGCGCCAAAATCATATTTGACGCCATCCCTGGTGTCTCGCAGGAGACTTCATGGACGCTTGTCAACATGTCATACATGTTTGGCTCCTACATCATGTTCCACCATGTTCGTGGCGTTCCCTTCGATTTCAACAGTGGCGCTTTTGACAACCTCAATATGTGGGAGCAAATTGACAATGGCGCGCAGTACACGCCCACCAAGAAgtttcttcttggtgttccGATTGCACTATTCCTCGTCAGCACCCACTATACGCATTACGACTTGACATACTTTACTATCAACTTATTGGCTGTCCTGGGAGTCGTCATCCCCAAGCTACCCTTTGTATGTTGCCGTGCCATCCCTCTATTTGTTTGCGTCTCTGCACCTATGACATGTACCCTTGGTTTTGTTTACACAACATACTTTCTCATGGGCGTCATATGCTAA